The DNA segment CAAATAAAAAAATATTAATTCTTCTTGATGAGGTCCATTTTGATGATAGATGGGGATTGTTTTTGAAAAATCTTTTTGATAGGACTAAAGGTCATAAAGATGTATTGGTAATAGCAACAGGTTCTTCCGCTTTGCACATAAATATAATTCCCGATTTAGGAAGACGTTCCGATATATGGGAAATGTTCCCTTTGGATTTTAGTGAGTATTTACTTTTAAAGTATGGCAAAGATATTGTCAAACATGGTTTTTCAGAAAAATTGCGGACGATAATATTTAGTTCTTCAACTGCAAAAGAAGTATTTAATAAATTATATAAGGAAAAGAAGCAAGTAGATAAATATTTTGTTAATGAAGTTCCTGTTAAAGCAGAAGAGGACTTTTTTGAGTTAGGAGGGTTTCCATCGTCGCTAAAAATAGAGAATAAACAAAAAGCAATAGAGAAAATAAAGAGTGTAATAGATGGTATTATCGCCAAAGATATTCTTAAATTAAAGAACTTTGAGACACATACTGTCGCAAAAATTACTGATTTGTTATATCTTTTAGCTCAGTCTGATTTGATAAGTTATAGTAAGCTTCAATCAGTGCTTCAAATAAATAGACCTGAAACATTAGACAACCTAATTGAGGTTTTGATGTTAAGTGGACTGTTACTTAAAGTAAAGGCTTATGGGACAACTTATGGACCTACACGAAAAACACCGAAATACCTTTTTATAACCCCTTCCCTTCGTTGTGCAATTTTAGATAACAATTTCTACGGTGGTATCGAAGGGAAGAAATTAGAAGATTATTTTGCATTAATCTTTCAAAAACATATAAGAAGAGGAAGTAGTATCGGTTCCCCCAAATTATCATTTGATATGGCTGAAGGTGGTGCCGATTTTATACTAACCCTGCAAGATAAAAGTAGCGTTGTAATTGAAGTCGGTTTTAATAAAGAAGATGTAAAACAAGTAGAAAAAACAATGCAAAAGGCAAAGAATTGCAAATATGGACTGGTATTTGGAAGTAACAATCTGGATTTAATCAATAATTCTATTGTAAAAATACCCTTACGATTTCTACTACTTATTTAATTTTTAGGAAATAATAGAAATCAGACTCAAAACTGATTGTGCCAGTTTTCCCGTCATTGTGGGCTTACATACCCCATTCCTACCTGATGAAAAGTTGAGAATAAATTTTTTATGTTTTATGATGCAAATTAATTATTGGACAGAATCTTTTATAAGAGTGAGAAGGATTTTAAAAATTCAGTCCCTATTATAATAAGAACTGAATTTTATTTCAGTTTCTATTATAATAATAATTAAAACTAAAATATTAATGGTGAGATTAAATGAAATCACTTTTTTTTGATGGGCGAGATTTATTTATAAGGGAAATGGATATTCCTATTCCAGAACAAGGAGAAGTATTAATTCGGGTATTAATGGCGGGGATATGTAAGACGGACTTGGAGATTGTGAAAGGGTATATGGATTTTAAGGGAATTTTAGGACACGAGTTTGTGGGTGAAGTAGTTGAAGCGGAAAATAAAAGTCTGATTGGTAAACGAGTTGTCGGAGAGATAAATTGTCCCTGCTATCGTTGTTCATTTTGCCTTCAAGGTATGTCGAACCATTGTCCAACCCGAACTGTGCTCGGGATAAATAATAGAGAGGGGGTTTTTGCAGAATATACTACACTGCCTGAAAGGAATTTGCATATTGTTCCGGATAGTGTGTCTGATGAAGTAGCAGTATTTACGGAGCCCGTTGCAGCGGGATTTCGCATCCTCGAACAAATACAATTTAATCCTGAAGATTTCGTAGTTGTGTTGGGTGATGGACGAATGGGACAGATTATTTCTCAAATTATAAATCCTTATGTCCGAAGATTAGTATGTGTAGGGAAACATACGAAAAAACTGTTCTTATTAAACATAATTGGAATTGATACATGTTTATTAGACTATTGGAAAGATAAAAATTTAGATGTCGTAATAGATGCCACTGGAAATCCTACAGCACAGTCTTTGGCATTAGATAGGTTACGACCTCAGGGGACATTAGTCATAAAAAGCACTACAGAAGAACAAAATACATTAAACCTTTCAAAATTGGTTGTGGACGAAATTAAAATTATTGGTTCTCGTTGTGGTCCGTTTGGACCAGCATTAAAAGCATTATCAGAAAAGAAAGTTGAAGTAGAATATATGATAAGTTATAAGTTTGCTTTTGAAGATATAATAAAAGCATTTGAGATTGCACAAAGTAAAGACTGCCTTAAAGTATTAATAGACTTTCGAAATAAGAAAGGATGAAATTATGAAAAAGAAAACAACAAAAAGTTGGTATGAGGTATCTCCAATTGAAATAAAAAAATATGCAGGTCAGATAGACCAGATTGCAGGTATACAAACATCCATACTTCAAGATGGCAAAGCATTCCCATCGCGTTCTGTTTTCGTATATACTGGTTCTGGTTTAGAGTTTTCTGTTTATTTAGATCGCTGTATGGACATTTCCCATGCGAGTTATAAAGGCATTCCATTAGGTTGGCGTTCTACACCTGGGGATGTCGCTCCCTTTTACTATGAACCTGAAGGTATTCGATGGTTACGAAGTTATTTTGGTGGTCTTTTAACCACTTGTGGTGTAACCAATGTTGGCCCTCCATGCGAAAGGAGTGAATTAACGGGGGAAGGATTACATGGTAGGATTAGCAGTACTCCTGCTGAAGATATTTGTGTTGAGAAAAAGTGGATAAGCGGAAAATATGTTCTCTCCCTAAAAGGAAAAATGAGACAAACAGCTTTGTTTGCCGAAAATATTATTGTAGAAAGAAAAATAGAAACATATTTAGGAGCAGATTATTTTAAAATTACAGATACCATAACGAACGAAGGTTTCCGTAAAACACCATTTATGATTTTGTATCATTGCAATATTGGTTGGCCTGTGGTTTGTAAAAAGGCAAAAGTCTGTATCCCTGCTAAAAGAACTATCCCGAGAGATGAAATTGCAAAGCAGGGGAAAGATGCTTGGTATGAAATAACACCACCTGAAGAAAACTATCAAGAAAGAGTGTATTTTCATGATGTTAAAACACAAAAAAATGGAGAAGTTATAATAGGCGTTTATAATGCAGAACAAGAACTTGAACAAAATTTTTATGGTGTTTACATCAAATATAAAAAAGCACAACTACCCAAATTAGTTCAATGGAAAATGTTAGGGACAGGTGAATATGTGATTGGCTTAGAACCTTGCAACGCAGGTGTTTTGGGAAAAGATGAAACCGAAAAAAGAGGCGAAATGGATTATCTTCAACCAGGTGAAACACGAATTCATGAACTCGAAATTGGAATTATAAATCAACAAGTAAGTGGCTATTTTTCAAATTTATAAAAATATAATTAAAAAAATTGACATAGAGTATATAAAAATTGTATTATTTCATATCAATTTTATAGTTTTTATATAATTTTACACCAAAAATATCGGGCAACTATAAAGGATAAAATTATGTATATTGGTAGTCAATCCACATCTACTATCCTTGATATTCTAAGAATTGGGCTACATGAAGTTATTAGGGCAACAGGTATTCCATCCGAGGTAAAGATTACTACAGAAGGATGTAGTATTGTTGTAAAATCCACTGATTTGAGTCGTAAAGTAGATTCAATGCAAATCACATTTAACCTAAAAGAATCTACAAATCCGACAGAGCTAAACAAAGCATTTGAAGACACAAGATTAGGTGTTCGTGTTAAAAATGAAGACGGAATATGTCGGGTGATGCTTCCTGGTTTTAATTGGAAGCAACTGCCTCTTTTAATTCCTGTAGATGGGGTTGTTGAAAAATTTAGCAAATCTTCACTTCGTTCGCGAACATGGCAATTAGAGGTTCTTGCATATTTAAAAACAGGTTTTAATATTAACGCAATGATTGAAATGATGAAGGCAAAAAATGCATCTGACCTTCACCTTAGAGCAGGTGCAAAGCCCTATATTCGTATTGATAATGATTTGATGCCTTTGGATATGCCACCATTAAATGCAGAAGATATGAGGGAGTTGTTGTATCAATTAGGTGGACAAGAAGAAGTAGATATGTTATATACAGAACGTGAAACAAGTTTCCAATACCATGCAGCAGGCATTGGATATTTGCGTTGCAGTGGTTATATTAAGATGGGTGCTCCAGCTCTTGCTATCCGTTTAATTCCAGAAGAACCATTACCATTCGAAAAGTTAAATATTCCAGAAGTGGTTCGTGATGTATGTAACAAACACAGGGGACTTTTCCTTGTATGTGGTATTACTGGGAGTGGTAAGTCAACAACATTAGCAGCAATGGTAGATTATATAAACGCAACGCGTTCTGCCAATATAATTACTATCGAAGACCCCATCGAATATGTGTATACCGATAAGAAAAGTATTGTTTCCCAACGTCAGGTAGGGAGAGATACCCTATCCTTTGCCAATGCTTTGCGTGGTTCCTTGCGTGAAGACCCCGATGTGATTCTCGTCGGTGAGATGCGAGATAGAGATACCATTCGTGCAGGATTAAGTGCAGCAGAAACAGGACACCTTGTTTTTAGCACACTACATACAACAACAGCAGTAGATACGGTAAATCGTATCATTAGCTATTTCCCTCAAAATGAACGAGACTTAATCCGACAGGAATTAGCCTATTCTCTCCAGGGAGTTGTTTGTCAAAGGCTATTGAAACGAGTTGGTGGTGGTAGAATACCATGTCTCGAAATATTATTAGGTGGAAAGCCTATTGTCCGCGATGCTATCC comes from the Candidatus Hydrogenedens sp. genome and includes:
- a CDS encoding AAA family ATPase, giving the protein MDKNKIEQFYMKWQLTLPKRIEGYIYNENKQLLPIRYIFPRFINLIERFLKNEISEIEKIILMPGIRGIGKSTLLSQIYTLEKFLLPDNKSILKNLGKLDERLYLDVSQLHAEQISLHDFFQFYEEMKDIHFEKPNKKILILLDEVHFDDRWGLFLKNLFDRTKGHKDVLVIATGSSALHINIIPDLGRRSDIWEMFPLDFSEYLLLKYGKDIVKHGFSEKLRTIIFSSSTAKEVFNKLYKEKKQVDKYFVNEVPVKAEEDFFELGGFPSSLKIENKQKAIEKIKSVIDGIIAKDILKLKNFETHTVAKITDLLYLLAQSDLISYSKLQSVLQINRPETLDNLIEVLMLSGLLLKVKAYGTTYGPTRKTPKYLFITPSLRCAILDNNFYGGIEGKKLEDYFALIFQKHIRRGSSIGSPKLSFDMAEGGADFILTLQDKSSVVIEVGFNKEDVKQVEKTMQKAKNCKYGLVFGSNNLDLINNSIVKIPLRFLLLI
- a CDS encoding alcohol dehydrogenase catalytic domain-containing protein, whose protein sequence is MKSLFFDGRDLFIREMDIPIPEQGEVLIRVLMAGICKTDLEIVKGYMDFKGILGHEFVGEVVEAENKSLIGKRVVGEINCPCYRCSFCLQGMSNHCPTRTVLGINNREGVFAEYTTLPERNLHIVPDSVSDEVAVFTEPVAAGFRILEQIQFNPEDFVVVLGDGRMGQIISQIINPYVRRLVCVGKHTKKLFLLNIIGIDTCLLDYWKDKNLDVVIDATGNPTAQSLALDRLRPQGTLVIKSTTEEQNTLNLSKLVVDEIKIIGSRCGPFGPALKALSEKKVEVEYMISYKFAFEDIIKAFEIAQSKDCLKVLIDFRNKKG
- a CDS encoding aldose 1-epimerase family protein; translation: MKKKTTKSWYEVSPIEIKKYAGQIDQIAGIQTSILQDGKAFPSRSVFVYTGSGLEFSVYLDRCMDISHASYKGIPLGWRSTPGDVAPFYYEPEGIRWLRSYFGGLLTTCGVTNVGPPCERSELTGEGLHGRISSTPAEDICVEKKWISGKYVLSLKGKMRQTALFAENIIVERKIETYLGADYFKITDTITNEGFRKTPFMILYHCNIGWPVVCKKAKVCIPAKRTIPRDEIAKQGKDAWYEITPPEENYQERVYFHDVKTQKNGEVIIGVYNAEQELEQNFYGVYIKYKKAQLPKLVQWKMLGTGEYVIGLEPCNAGVLGKDETEKRGEMDYLQPGETRIHELEIGIINQQVSGYFSNL
- a CDS encoding PilT/PilU family type 4a pilus ATPase, with translation MYIGSQSTSTILDILRIGLHEVIRATGIPSEVKITTEGCSIVVKSTDLSRKVDSMQITFNLKESTNPTELNKAFEDTRLGVRVKNEDGICRVMLPGFNWKQLPLLIPVDGVVEKFSKSSLRSRTWQLEVLAYLKTGFNINAMIEMMKAKNASDLHLRAGAKPYIRIDNDLMPLDMPPLNAEDMRELLYQLGGQEEVDMLYTERETSFQYHAAGIGYLRCSGYIKMGAPALAIRLIPEEPLPFEKLNIPEVVRDVCNKHRGLFLVCGITGSGKSTTLAAMVDYINATRSANIITIEDPIEYVYTDKKSIVSQRQVGRDTLSFANALRGSLREDPDVILVGEMRDRDTIRAGLSAAETGHLVFSTLHTTTAVDTVNRIISYFPQNERDLIRQELAYSLQGVVCQRLLKRVGGGRIPCLEILLGGKPIVRDAILEGDLDKLHGIMDVDGDMKSFDQYAVELYQKGLVSKEEAMSACSNEEAFERIVSGIKSSEGRKILK